The Dehalococcoidia bacterium genome includes a region encoding these proteins:
- a CDS encoding acetoacetate--CoA ligase: MSDKDDQRKLEGKTLWEPSSARKNSTNLFHYQHWLSRKHGLSFDTYQELWQWSVSEVPQFWESVWDYFQINSLNGYSDILEYGPAGKRLEGAKWFIGAELNYAQHALRLKDEKIAVIGVHESGSKVEWTRNELFIKTSEIAAGLRDMGVRRGDSVVAYMPNIPEAVAAALAVASIGAFWSSCPPEFGTRSVIDRFQQLSPKVLLAVDGYQYGGKSFSSSEAIGQIQDELPSLENTIVLPYLDKNLQLIPRNWKNMQSTLLWPQMLKPDRDLIFEQVPFDHPLCVVYSSGTTGSPKAIVHGHGGALLEHFKLLSLHMDLGENDRFFWFSTTGWIMWNILMSGLLVGASIVLYDGNPGYPDMKALWQMADDTQLTCLGVSAPYIQSCLKAGLEPGKDFDLDNLKTIGSTGAPLSPEGFEWVYDKVKADLLLASVSGGTDVLTAFLGGGPTLPVVAGELQCICLGCKVESFNESGLPVTDEVGELVVTEPMPSMPIYFLNDPEGARFHESYFDVYPDAWRHGDWIKITENGTAIVYGRSDSTLNRSGVRMGTSEFYRVVEEFPEIADSLVIDTSRLGIEGKLLLFVVLQEGLLLNEELKAKIAVAIRSNLSPRHVPDEAYAIKEVPRTLNGKKLEVPIKKILSGVDVDEAVSKDALVNPGSLEFFADLAVNGSY; encoded by the coding sequence ATGAGTGATAAAGATGACCAACGCAAATTAGAAGGTAAAACTTTATGGGAACCATCTTCTGCTCGAAAAAATTCAACTAACTTATTTCACTATCAGCACTGGCTTAGTCGCAAGCATGGTTTAAGTTTTGATACTTACCAGGAGCTGTGGCAATGGTCAGTAAGTGAGGTTCCACAATTTTGGGAATCTGTATGGGATTATTTTCAGATCAATTCTCTCAATGGATATAGTGATATTTTGGAATATGGTCCCGCAGGTAAGCGCCTTGAAGGAGCTAAGTGGTTTATAGGGGCTGAGCTTAATTACGCGCAGCACGCACTGAGACTGAAAGATGAGAAAATCGCAGTAATTGGGGTTCATGAATCAGGATCCAAAGTTGAATGGACACGCAATGAATTATTTATAAAAACATCAGAAATTGCAGCAGGTTTACGAGATATGGGTGTTAGACGGGGTGATTCTGTTGTGGCTTATATGCCGAATATACCTGAGGCCGTGGCCGCTGCTCTTGCTGTCGCGTCAATTGGGGCATTTTGGTCCAGTTGCCCACCCGAATTTGGCACCAGAAGTGTGATTGATCGATTTCAGCAATTGAGCCCCAAAGTTTTATTAGCCGTCGACGGGTATCAGTATGGAGGCAAATCATTTAGCTCGAGTGAAGCTATTGGTCAGATCCAAGACGAATTACCTAGTTTGGAAAATACTATTGTCCTACCATATTTGGATAAGAATTTGCAGTTAATTCCTCGAAACTGGAAAAATATGCAGTCAACTCTACTCTGGCCACAGATGCTTAAACCTGATAGAGACCTAATATTTGAGCAGGTTCCTTTCGATCACCCTTTATGTGTCGTTTATTCTTCAGGGACTACTGGTAGCCCCAAGGCCATTGTTCATGGCCACGGTGGAGCCTTGCTGGAACACTTTAAATTACTCTCGCTCCATATGGATTTAGGAGAAAATGACCGTTTCTTCTGGTTTAGTACCACGGGCTGGATCATGTGGAATATTTTGATGAGTGGCTTACTTGTAGGCGCATCTATTGTGCTTTACGACGGGAACCCTGGTTACCCTGATATGAAGGCATTATGGCAGATGGCGGATGATACACAGTTAACTTGCTTGGGAGTAAGTGCTCCATATATTCAATCATGTTTGAAAGCAGGGCTTGAACCAGGCAAGGATTTTGACTTAGATAATCTCAAAACGATTGGTTCTACTGGAGCTCCGTTGTCTCCAGAAGGCTTTGAATGGGTTTATGACAAAGTAAAAGCTGACTTGCTTCTAGCGTCTGTAAGTGGGGGGACTGATGTTCTTACTGCATTTTTGGGTGGCGGCCCCACGTTACCTGTTGTTGCAGGTGAACTTCAATGCATATGCCTTGGTTGTAAAGTAGAGAGCTTTAATGAATCCGGCCTACCTGTGACTGATGAAGTCGGAGAGTTGGTTGTCACCGAGCCCATGCCATCAATGCCTATTTATTTTTTGAATGACCCGGAAGGTGCTCGATTCCACGAAAGTTATTTTGATGTCTACCCAGATGCCTGGAGACATGGTGACTGGATCAAAATTACGGAAAATGGAACGGCGATTGTCTATGGTCGTTCTGACTCGACTTTGAACAGAAGCGGTGTCCGTATGGGTACTAGTGAGTTTTATCGTGTCGTTGAAGAATTCCCTGAAATTGCCGATAGCTTAGTGATCGATACCAGCCGGTTGGGTATTGAAGGAAAGCTTTTACTTTTTGTAGTTTTGCAGGAAGGACTTCTATTAAATGAGGAACTAAAAGCAAAAATCGCGGTAGCTATTCGCTCAAATTTGTCACCAAGGCATGTACCAGATGAAGCTTATGCAATAAAAGAAGTCCCAAGAACATTGAATGGTAAAAAACTAGAGGTTCCAATCAAGAAAATACTAAGCGGGGTTGATGTGGATGAGGCAGTGAGCAAGGATGCGCTGGTGAACCCAGGGTCATTAGAATTTTTTGCAGACTTAGCAGTTAACGGCAGCTACTGA
- a CDS encoding MFS transporter, producing the protein MQSPFNLKELYSFTKNPRSKPTYLGYTNGFAYGFSLNALQLLVALYAIDLGFDMSKMGIIIAAPAFFMVALRLPGGAISDRFGEKVILRFSFVTLVICGVIAAYSSTLWPLIIAQLFNGASRSVYWSAGQSYISRSSPGDAGKVMGRQLSFESAGGIIGAIIAGYCAEFFDYKTAFIMASVAAIVGFSITSSLPALPRKDQVRKFLASFAPAREMLFKRSLLHAHMVAFMAASYAGLMGGLFIAFFREVGYGEGETSIIRSLNSIGLTVLAYVFGTILAKIGSRNTALIGITLTGALSIGIAASGDLPIIPIVLMTVSGMTFGSLRALYPSLAAQNSTDSQRAMALSVVSLYWAIAMLLSPLVFGFIANSTSITFALFTFGGFSIIAGLLSPLLYLYGRKGITPSTDQ; encoded by the coding sequence GTGCAATCGCCATTCAACTTAAAAGAACTTTACTCCTTTACAAAAAATCCGCGCAGTAAGCCAACCTATCTCGGCTATACCAATGGATTTGCCTATGGGTTTTCCTTAAATGCACTTCAATTGCTTGTGGCTCTCTACGCTATCGACCTCGGCTTTGATATGTCTAAGATGGGAATTATTATTGCGGCTCCCGCTTTTTTCATGGTCGCGCTGAGACTACCCGGCGGTGCAATTTCCGATCGCTTCGGAGAAAAAGTTATCCTACGCTTCAGCTTCGTTACTCTGGTGATTTGCGGAGTAATAGCCGCATATTCATCTACGCTTTGGCCGCTCATAATCGCCCAATTATTTAATGGTGCATCTCGATCAGTTTATTGGTCTGCTGGCCAGTCTTATATCAGTCGAAGTAGCCCTGGCGACGCAGGAAAAGTAATGGGCCGCCAGCTTAGTTTTGAATCGGCTGGAGGAATTATCGGAGCAATTATTGCAGGTTACTGTGCAGAGTTCTTTGACTACAAAACTGCATTCATTATGGCTTCAGTCGCCGCCATTGTAGGATTTTCAATCACATCATCTTTACCTGCACTACCTCGCAAGGATCAAGTTAGAAAATTTCTTGCAAGTTTTGCCCCTGCCCGTGAAATGCTTTTCAAAAGGTCATTATTGCATGCACACATGGTCGCATTTATGGCTGCATCATATGCAGGCCTTATGGGGGGATTATTCATAGCTTTCTTCAGGGAAGTCGGCTATGGCGAGGGTGAAACTTCTATAATTCGCTCACTCAACAGTATAGGCCTGACTGTACTTGCATACGTTTTTGGCACTATCCTGGCAAAGATAGGAAGCCGAAATACTGCATTAATTGGAATTACATTAACTGGAGCGTTATCCATTGGTATAGCGGCATCTGGAGATCTTCCGATAATACCAATCGTACTGATGACAGTTTCAGGTATGACTTTCGGAAGCCTTCGTGCCTTGTACCCATCATTAGCCGCTCAAAATAGTACCGATTCACAGAGAGCTATGGCCCTATCAGTGGTAAGCCTTTACTGGGCAATAGCTATGCTGCTTTCTCCATTAGTCTTCGGATTTATAGCGAATTCGACTTCTATAACTTTTGCACTATTTACGTTCGGTGGATTTTCAATAATTGCTGGACTCCTATCCCCACTTCTATATCTATACGGGCGAAAAGGAATAACGCCGTCAACTGATCAGTAG